In the genome of Streptomyces racemochromogenes, one region contains:
- a CDS encoding J domain-containing protein has translation MSEQTEPTAPEESAVPGDERPEARLERAVRAAEQALIEFEIAVETFRVEVENFSRLHHQKLGPMYSRLDELDALIAEAKAARTGDPEDLRRAQEARSLVMPMPGVEELFHDWLDSDGISDDAAAMLTDRSVQPPQRVRPTEEVRRLYRELVRKAHPDLAQDDAERTRRDAFIARVNAAYGRGEERLLRELAEEWEAGPAPEEAGPSESEELYARLEWLAQRKELLSLVAKELEDSAIGAMLRMAPDDPDRLLEEIAEQLLAQVSEREAELASYTAG, from the coding sequence GTGAGCGAGCAGACCGAACCCACCGCCCCCGAAGAGTCCGCCGTCCCCGGTGACGAGCGGCCCGAGGCACGGCTGGAGCGCGCCGTGCGGGCCGCCGAGCAGGCGCTGATCGAGTTCGAGATCGCCGTGGAGACCTTCCGGGTGGAGGTCGAGAACTTCTCCCGGCTGCACCACCAGAAGCTCGGCCCGATGTACTCGCGCCTCGACGAGCTGGACGCCCTGATCGCGGAGGCGAAGGCGGCCCGCACCGGTGATCCGGAGGACCTGCGGCGGGCCCAGGAGGCCCGCTCGCTGGTCATGCCGATGCCCGGCGTGGAGGAGCTGTTCCACGACTGGCTGGACTCGGACGGGATCTCCGACGACGCCGCGGCGATGCTCACCGACCGGTCGGTGCAGCCGCCGCAGCGGGTGCGGCCCACCGAGGAGGTGCGGCGGCTGTACCGGGAGCTGGTCCGCAAGGCCCACCCCGACCTGGCGCAGGACGATGCCGAGCGCACGCGCCGCGACGCCTTCATCGCCCGGGTCAACGCCGCCTACGGGCGCGGTGAGGAGCGGCTGCTGCGCGAGCTCGCCGAGGAGTGGGAGGCCGGCCCGGCGCCCGAGGAGGCGGGGCCGAGCGAGAGCGAGGAGCTGTACGCCCGGCTGGAGTGGCTGGCCCAGCGCAAGGAGCTGCTCTCGCTGGTGGCGAAGGAGCTGGAGGACAGCGCGATCGGCGCCATGCTGCGGATGGCTCCGGACGACCCGGACCGGCTTCTGGAGGAGATCGCGGAGCAGCTGCTGGCGCAGGTCTCCGAGCGCGAGGCGGAGCTGGCGTCGTACACCGCCGGATGA